One stretch of Haladaptatus sp. R4 DNA includes these proteins:
- the gfcR gene encoding transcriptional regulator GfcR — translation MKNVDDLIESAAELAERGLSKGEIADELNVSRETASWLVERSGSTPSHEPTGGPQDIHVDWSAIGRDSSRLSHVGAAMADMLSKHGEEVDLTIGIEKAGAPLATTVARELDTDLGTYAPRKHQWDEGDINEYGGSFSRNFAQIRNRECYVVDDTITSGTTMTETIEAIQDRGGEPVACIVLADKSGIEELNGVPVYSLVQVIGVGSEE, via the coding sequence ATGAAGAACGTTGACGACCTCATCGAAAGTGCGGCCGAACTCGCGGAACGCGGCCTCTCGAAGGGAGAGATCGCTGACGAACTGAACGTGTCGCGCGAGACAGCCAGTTGGCTGGTCGAGCGTAGCGGCAGTACGCCGAGTCACGAACCGACGGGCGGGCCGCAGGACATCCACGTCGATTGGAGCGCCATCGGCCGCGACAGCAGTCGCCTCTCCCACGTGGGAGCGGCGATGGCCGACATGCTCTCGAAACACGGCGAGGAGGTCGATCTGACCATCGGTATCGAGAAGGCAGGTGCCCCGCTCGCGACCACCGTGGCCCGCGAACTCGACACCGACCTCGGGACCTACGCGCCGCGCAAGCACCAGTGGGACGAGGGGGACATCAACGAGTACGGCGGCAGTTTCTCGCGTAACTTCGCACAGATTCGGAACCGCGAATGCTACGTCGTGGACGACACCATCACCAGCGGGACGACGATGACCGAGACCATCGAGGCCATCCAGGACCGCGGCGGCGAACCGGTCGCGTGTATCGTCCTCGCCGACAAGAGCGGTATCGAGGAACTGAACGGCGTGCCCGTCTACTCGCTGGTGCAAGTCATCGGCGTCGGCAGCGAGGAATAG
- a CDS encoding glutaredoxin yields the protein MTFTPGEALSAEEVEERVDSAIEENEVVLFMKGTRLMPQCGFSMRAVELLDQHRGEEFETVNVLDNLDAYREALSEYSGWETIPQTYVDGEFIGGSDILAEMEERDELESTLRTD from the coding sequence ATGACCTTCACACCCGGCGAAGCGCTATCCGCCGAGGAAGTCGAGGAACGGGTCGATTCGGCAATCGAGGAAAACGAAGTGGTGCTCTTCATGAAGGGGACGCGTCTCATGCCGCAGTGTGGGTTCTCCATGCGCGCGGTCGAACTCCTGGACCAACATCGTGGTGAGGAGTTCGAGACGGTGAACGTGCTCGACAACCTGGACGCCTACCGAGAGGCGCTCTCGGAGTACAGCGGATGGGAAACGATCCCACAAACGTACGTCGACGGCGAATTCATCGGCGGCAGCGACATCCTCGCCGAAATGGAAGAACGAGATGAACTCGAATCGACACTCCGAACGGACTGA
- a CDS encoding phosphoadenosine phosphosulfate reductase family protein, producing MPNDFPDYLDVDYTDGEGENPEDYPSLEDKIEKAIDVTRKGLEEYENPAVMWTGGKDSTLTLYFIKEVAERYDLEVPPAVFIDHYQHFQEIHDFVEHWADEWDLDVIYARNEDVGGYVDEHGLEPGDDIEIGALSEHNQHHVRDLLEYEDDTFPFLLDTYVGNHLLKTVALNDALEEYDVDGVISGVRWDEQEARADETFFSPRHDPEIYPPHDRIQPILHFDEPAVWDAFWYFVVPDTVEDYPDDGHVPQGFDDLPNGLGQDDIPVSPKYFEGFRSLGSEVSTQKSDQEPAWLQDMENTTERAGRAQDKEDLMERLRDLGYM from the coding sequence ATGCCAAACGACTTCCCCGACTATCTCGACGTGGACTACACGGACGGCGAAGGCGAGAATCCCGAAGATTACCCTTCGCTCGAAGATAAAATCGAGAAAGCCATCGACGTGACCCGCAAGGGTCTCGAAGAGTACGAAAACCCCGCCGTCATGTGGACGGGTGGGAAGGACTCGACGCTCACGCTGTACTTCATCAAGGAAGTCGCGGAGCGCTACGATTTGGAAGTCCCCCCGGCAGTGTTCATCGACCACTACCAGCACTTCCAGGAGATCCACGACTTCGTGGAACACTGGGCCGACGAGTGGGACCTCGACGTCATCTACGCCCGTAACGAGGACGTGGGTGGCTACGTGGACGAGCACGGTCTCGAACCGGGCGACGACATCGAAATCGGCGCCCTCTCGGAGCACAACCAGCACCACGTTCGTGACCTCCTCGAATACGAGGACGACACGTTCCCGTTCCTGCTCGACACCTACGTCGGCAACCACCTGCTGAAGACCGTCGCGCTCAACGACGCGCTCGAAGAGTACGACGTGGACGGCGTCATCTCCGGCGTCCGCTGGGACGAACAGGAAGCGCGCGCCGACGAGACGTTCTTCAGCCCGCGTCACGACCCCGAAATCTACCCGCCGCACGACCGCATTCAACCCATCCTCCACTTCGACGAACCCGCCGTCTGGGACGCCTTCTGGTACTTCGTCGTCCCGGACACCGTCGAGGACTACCCGGACGACGGCCACGTGCCGCAGGGATTCGACGACCTGCCGAACGGACTCGGACAGGACGACATCCCCGTCTCGCCCAAGTACTTCGAGGGATTCCGTTCCCTCGGCAGCGAAGTCAGCACGCAAAAGAGCGACCAGGAACCGGCTTGGTTGCAGGACATGGAGAACACCACCGAGCGCGCAGGCCGCGCACAGGACAAAGAGGACCTGATGGAACGCCTGCGTGACCTCGGTTACATGTAG
- a CDS encoding transcriptional regulator, translating into MNFDKLVHQPTRLQLFAHLYAHGEVSFNDLREALDVTEGNLSSHLGRMEDAGAVEVKKEFVDKKPRTTYRLTDEGRELFEEHVETLEALIDGLDT; encoded by the coding sequence ATGAACTTCGACAAACTCGTCCACCAACCGACGCGGTTGCAGTTGTTCGCACACCTCTACGCACACGGCGAAGTGAGTTTCAACGACCTCCGAGAAGCCTTGGACGTGACCGAGGGAAACCTCAGCAGCCACCTCGGCCGAATGGAGGACGCGGGCGCGGTCGAAGTGAAAAAGGAGTTCGTGGACAAGAAGCCTCGAACGACCTATCGACTGACCGACGAGGGCCGCGAACTGTTCGAGGAACACGTCGAGACGCTCGAAGCACTCATCGACGGTCTGGATACGTAG
- a CDS encoding polysaccharide deacetylase family protein, whose amino-acid sequence MSLASRAAAKSSSGKLVFIYDDSVAEDYTKTFPVHQDEGVPACSAAISGQLGEKDRLTVKQLQEMNNAGWEVMSHTVHHRAMGPLQLAEDASKGDTKVYERSNRHGDHPGDEVIISNGTKEETVTIAGEGSDDTGEYVTLKNPLEKSFIADNSTMRYTDEILHSEIFDSKKQLEKDGFDVTSMVLPYGINGQRAEAMIQKEYDALANAKIADGLNPITGFDPYHLSRAYFKPDSETKKKLGTYLDTVAKGDFLGILAGHSSYEDFDPKRVRTAIRMAKDRDIEILTLRDAMVDMGIIERQTTTTTTTTSSEKTTTSNDESTSTTKSSGQPGFGVATALTGLGALAWRQSRR is encoded by the coding sequence GTGTCGCTCGCTTCTCGCGCTGCCGCAAAATCGTCTTCCGGAAAACTCGTCTTCATCTACGACGACAGCGTGGCGGAGGATTACACGAAAACGTTCCCGGTCCATCAGGACGAAGGCGTTCCCGCCTGTTCCGCCGCGATTTCCGGCCAACTCGGGGAGAAGGACCGACTGACGGTAAAACAGTTGCAAGAGATGAACAACGCGGGGTGGGAAGTCATGTCTCACACGGTTCACCACCGAGCGATGGGGCCACTCCAACTCGCCGAGGACGCGTCGAAGGGAGATACGAAAGTCTACGAACGCTCCAACCGCCACGGCGACCATCCCGGCGACGAGGTCATCATCTCGAACGGGACGAAAGAGGAAACCGTCACCATCGCGGGCGAGGGGTCGGACGATACGGGCGAGTACGTCACCCTCAAGAATCCCCTCGAAAAATCGTTCATCGCGGATAACTCGACGATGCGGTACACCGACGAGATACTACATTCCGAGATTTTCGACTCGAAGAAACAGCTTGAGAAGGACGGATTCGACGTCACGAGCATGGTACTCCCGTACGGTATCAACGGACAGCGTGCGGAGGCGATGATACAGAAGGAGTACGACGCACTCGCGAACGCGAAGATCGCGGACGGCCTGAATCCGATCACCGGCTTCGACCCGTACCACCTCAGCCGAGCGTATTTCAAGCCCGACTCCGAGACGAAGAAGAAACTCGGTACGTATCTCGACACCGTCGCGAAGGGTGACTTCCTCGGTATCCTCGCGGGCCACAGTTCGTACGAAGACTTCGACCCGAAGCGCGTTCGAACCGCGATTCGGATGGCGAAGGACCGCGACATCGAGATACTCACGCTCCGCGACGCGATGGTCGATATGGGCATCATAGAACGGCAAACGACTACGACGACCACGACGACTTCGTCCGAGAAAACGACGACGTCGAACGACGAATCGACGAGCACGACGAAATCGAGCGGACAACCCGGCTTCGGCGTCGCAACGGCACTGACCGGACTCGGCGCGCTCGCGTGGCGTCAGTCGCGTCGCTAA